The Myxococcota bacterium genome contains a region encoding:
- a CDS encoding MBL fold metallo-hydrolase — MKRILGGIAALIVLGVALGGIAVYQQIQDLEVAQVTDDIHVIYGLGSNVGILRTNDGAVVVDTMTFRSQGSRILEVSEELGGPLQAVINTHYHFDHTHGNIAFPSGARFIATERTRAYLDHLDADYWTDAPGTLPGETFRNEREISIGGKTLRLLHPGRGHTDGDLVVLFVEDKVLHTGDLFFNGRYPNIDLEAGGSVRDWVATIDRVLELDFDRVIPGHGPVTDRDGLRAFQSFMRQLAEAGEQAVRRGWTVDQMQAEAELDKDAGYETMEIPLLMKLDRDFVLRRAWEEATGNVDRIRLPEETP, encoded by the coding sequence ATGAAGCGGATCCTTGGCGGCATCGCCGCCCTGATCGTGCTGGGCGTCGCGCTGGGCGGGATTGCCGTCTACCAGCAGATCCAGGATCTCGAGGTCGCCCAGGTCACGGATGACATCCATGTCATCTATGGCCTCGGCAGCAACGTGGGGATCTTGCGCACCAACGACGGCGCCGTCGTCGTCGACACGATGACCTTCCGCAGCCAGGGCAGCCGCATCCTCGAAGTGTCGGAGGAGCTCGGCGGCCCGCTCCAGGCCGTGATCAACACCCACTACCACTTCGATCACACTCACGGAAACATCGCGTTCCCGAGCGGCGCCCGGTTCATCGCCACCGAGCGCACCCGGGCCTATCTCGATCATCTCGACGCCGACTACTGGACCGATGCACCGGGCACACTGCCCGGCGAAACTTTCCGCAACGAGCGGGAGATCTCGATCGGAGGCAAGACGCTGCGCCTGCTGCACCCGGGCCGGGGGCACACCGATGGCGATCTCGTGGTGCTGTTCGTAGAGGACAAGGTCCTCCACACCGGCGATCTCTTCTTCAACGGCCGCTATCCGAACATCGACCTCGAGGCGGGAGGTTCGGTGCGGGATTGGGTGGCCACGATCGACCGCGTTCTCGAGCTCGACTTCGATCGGGTGATTCCGGGCCACGGTCCGGTGACGGATCGCGACGGCCTGAGGGCGTTCCAGTCGTTCATGCGCCAGCTCGCCGAGGCCGGGGAGCAGGCCGTGCGGCGCGGCTGGACCGTCGACCAGATGCAGGCCGAGGCCGAGCTCGACAAGGATGCCGGCTACGAGACCATGGAGATTCCGCTGCTGATGAAGCTGGATCGCGACTTCGTGCTGCGCCGAGCCTGGGAAGAGGCGACCGGAAACGTCGATCGCATCCGTCTGCCCGAGGAGACCCCGTGA
- a CDS encoding SDR family NAD(P)-dependent oxidoreductase, producing MKNLFSVEGKVALVTGGSRGIGLMIARGYVENGARVYISSRNADVCTEVAAELSKHGTCVALPGDLAKEAEAVRVAGELAARESDLHILVNNAGANWGAPLEEYPDAAWDKVLALNVKSVFHLTRLLLPQLRAAATPEDPARVINIGSIDGLQVPSLETYAYSASKAAVHQLTRVLAKKLAEDDITVNAVAPGPFESKMMAATLDAFGDAIAAGCPRKRIGTPEDMAGVAIYLASRAGAYVTGAVIPVDGGIATTK from the coding sequence GTGAAGAATCTGTTTTCGGTGGAAGGGAAGGTGGCGCTGGTCACCGGCGGGAGCCGCGGAATCGGCCTGATGATCGCCCGGGGCTACGTGGAGAACGGGGCGCGGGTGTACATCTCGTCGCGCAACGCCGACGTCTGTACCGAGGTGGCGGCCGAACTCTCGAAACACGGCACCTGCGTGGCGCTGCCGGGGGACCTCGCGAAGGAAGCGGAAGCCGTGCGCGTCGCCGGCGAGCTCGCCGCACGCGAGTCGGACCTGCACATCCTCGTGAACAACGCGGGCGCGAACTGGGGAGCGCCGCTCGAGGAGTACCCGGACGCGGCCTGGGACAAGGTGCTCGCCCTCAACGTGAAGAGCGTCTTCCATCTCACGCGTCTGCTGCTCCCGCAGCTGCGCGCCGCCGCGACACCCGAGGACCCGGCGCGCGTGATCAACATCGGGTCGATCGACGGCCTTCAGGTTCCGTCCCTCGAGACCTACGCCTACTCGGCCAGCAAGGCCGCGGTGCACCAACTCACGCGCGTGCTGGCGAAGAAGCTCGCCGAGGACGACATCACCGTGAACGCCGTCGCCCCGGGGCCCTTCGAGAGCAAGATGATGGCTGCGACGCTCGACGCCTTCGGAGACGCCATCGCGGCGGGGTGTCCGCGCAAACGGATCGGCACGCCGGAGGACATGGCTGGAGTCGCCATCTACCTCGCCTCGCGCGCCGGGGCCTACGTCACGGGCGCCGTGATCCCCGTCGACGGGGGCATCGCCACTACGAAGTAG
- a CDS encoding glutathione S-transferase family protein has product MSKPIIHGVGLSPFVRKVRVALIEKGLDYDLEPVMPGMGPEGYLEKSPLGKVPCYEEGSFVVPDSSVIIAYLERKQPTPALYPSDPEQFARALWYEEYADTKVIEVCSAPFFQRVVRPMMGEQTDEDAVRRTLEEHAPGVFGYLEGQLDGREYLAGGQFSIADLATASPFANMQHGGETVDAAKFPKLADYVARIHARPSFKALIEEEKAALPS; this is encoded by the coding sequence ATGTCCAAGCCGATCATTCACGGCGTCGGCCTCTCGCCCTTCGTTCGCAAGGTGCGCGTGGCACTGATCGAGAAAGGCCTCGACTACGACCTCGAACCGGTCATGCCGGGGATGGGGCCCGAGGGCTACCTCGAGAAGAGCCCGCTCGGAAAGGTGCCCTGTTACGAGGAGGGATCCTTCGTGGTGCCCGATTCCTCGGTGATCATCGCCTACCTCGAGCGAAAGCAGCCGACGCCCGCGCTCTACCCCAGTGACCCCGAGCAGTTCGCACGGGCGCTGTGGTACGAGGAGTACGCCGACACGAAGGTCATCGAGGTGTGCTCCGCACCGTTCTTCCAGCGGGTGGTGCGTCCGATGATGGGCGAGCAGACCGACGAGGACGCGGTCCGCCGCACGCTGGAAGAGCACGCCCCGGGCGTGTTCGGGTACCTCGAGGGTCAGCTCGACGGCCGCGAGTATCTCGCCGGCGGCCAATTCAGCATCGCGGATCTCGCGACCGCGAGCCCCTTCGCGAACATGCAGCACGGCGGTGAGACGGTCGACGCGGCGAAGTTCCCGAAGCTCGCCGACTACGTCGCGCGGATTCACGCCCGTCCCTCGTTCAAGGCGCTGATCGAGGAAGAGAAGGCGGCGCTTCCGTCCTGA